From one Burkholderia latens genomic stretch:
- a CDS encoding cupin domain-containing protein has translation MVPPTENSRAADAAALGSKIRALRQRLKRTLDDTATAAGISKPFLSQVERGLASPSLTSLAGIAQALGVTVQYFVDTPSEERSVCRGEQLRFFGFADSANLFARLTNVSEGRQLEAILVRMPPGQKRSEVTTHAGEEFLYVIEGEVSLTLEGKTFVLQAGDSSHYQSTVPHSWVNTAKIESVVVWVGTPRLF, from the coding sequence ATGGTTCCCCCCACTGAAAACTCGCGAGCGGCAGACGCTGCCGCACTCGGAAGCAAGATTCGCGCGTTGCGCCAACGACTAAAGCGCACGCTCGACGACACCGCTACCGCCGCGGGGATTTCGAAGCCGTTTCTGTCTCAAGTCGAACGCGGGCTCGCGTCGCCGTCGCTGACGTCGCTGGCCGGTATCGCCCAGGCGCTCGGTGTGACGGTGCAGTATTTCGTGGATACGCCGAGCGAAGAACGCTCGGTCTGCAGAGGCGAGCAATTGCGCTTCTTCGGATTCGCCGATTCGGCGAACCTGTTCGCGAGACTGACGAACGTGTCCGAAGGGCGTCAGCTCGAGGCGATCCTCGTGCGGATGCCGCCGGGGCAGAAACGGTCGGAGGTAACGACACATGCCGGAGAGGAGTTCCTGTATGTGATTGAAGGGGAAGTGTCGCTGACGCTGGAAGGCAAGACGTTCGTCCTGCAGGCCGGCGACAGTTCGCACTATCAGTCGACGGTCCCGCACAGCTGGGTCAACACCGCGAAGATCGAATCGGTGGTGGTCTGGGTCGGCACGCCAAGGCTGTTCTAA